One region of Armatimonadota bacterium genomic DNA includes:
- a CDS encoding peptidyl-prolyl cis-trans isomerase, which translates to MSVRRILALSLAVLVAPVALSQPAPAPSGTPILARINDFNVTPAYLDYVIRNHFARAIMDSVVRSRVIADEAAKQGIKLSHDQVTERLEAEQAKFPGEDAFLAHIQQQGFTLKGYREHLQTQMLLEALVANASGITDDAIEDYYDEHKAEYGTETQLHLMHIVTDSADDAVVAYRAILDGTPFAVAARRFAAADAPAKDGDLGWVSAKTIPIPDLWQFAEALEEGQMTEPFELNGRFHIVKVEARRMGAAVELAAVKDQIRAALQAGRTAVDPEAYVAGLISKARIDIAWSPVAYLDKEYAELGSVRVFLDGRKLSLIAPAFLTPEGVPMVPAKSVLQAIGATLTWRPVPKILEVKLGETALSISVGEKTFTANEEFKPLDAPAVIQDGTTFIPASSVLGALGYAVEWNPTTKALSVTKAQ; encoded by the coding sequence GTGAGCGTCCGACGCATCCTCGCTCTCAGCCTTGCCGTTCTCGTTGCCCCTGTCGCCCTCTCTCAGCCCGCACCCGCGCCTTCCGGAACGCCGATCCTCGCCAGAATCAACGACTTCAATGTCACCCCGGCCTATCTGGACTACGTGATCCGCAATCACTTCGCGCGGGCCATCATGGATTCGGTGGTGCGCAGCCGCGTCATCGCCGACGAGGCCGCGAAGCAAGGGATCAAGCTCTCTCACGATCAGGTGACAGAACGCCTCGAAGCCGAGCAAGCGAAATTCCCCGGCGAGGACGCGTTCCTTGCCCACATACAGCAACAAGGCTTCACCCTCAAAGGGTACCGCGAGCACCTGCAGACGCAGATGCTGTTGGAGGCCCTCGTGGCCAATGCGTCCGGTATAACCGATGACGCCATCGAGGACTACTACGACGAACACAAGGCCGAGTACGGGACCGAGACCCAGCTTCATTTGATGCATATCGTGACCGACAGCGCAGACGATGCTGTGGTTGCCTACCGGGCGATCCTCGACGGCACGCCATTCGCAGTTGCGGCGCGCCGCTTTGCTGCTGCAGATGCCCCGGCGAAAGATGGCGACCTCGGCTGGGTGTCCGCGAAAACCATACCGATCCCGGACCTGTGGCAATTTGCGGAAGCCCTGGAGGAGGGCCAGATGACCGAGCCCTTCGAACTGAACGGGCGTTTCCACATCGTGAAGGTCGAGGCCCGTCGGATGGGAGCCGCAGTTGAGCTTGCCGCGGTCAAGGACCAAATTCGAGCAGCACTGCAAGCGGGCAGGACAGCCGTGGATCCGGAAGCATATGTTGCCGGCCTCATTTCAAAAGCCAGAATCGACATCGCCTGGTCCCCGGTAGCCTACCTGGACAAGGAATATGCGGAACTGGGCAGCGTGCGCGTATTCCTGGACGGTCGCAAACTCAGTCTGATCGCCCCGGCCTTCCTGACCCCGGAAGGCGTGCCGATGGTACCCGCCAAGAGCGTCTTGCAGGCGATAGGCGCCACGCTGACCTGGCGGCCGGTGCCCAAGATACTCGAGGTCAAACTGGGCGAGACCGCGCTGAGCATCTCAGTGGGTGAGAAGACCTTCACCGCGAATGAGGAGTTCAAACCGTTGGATGCCCCGGCCGTCATCCAGGACGGGACGACATTCATCCCCGCGTCAAGCGTGCTCGGTGCGCTCGGGTATGCGGTTGAATGGAACCCGACAACGAAGGCGTTGTCTGTTACGAAGGCGCAGTGA
- a CDS encoding DegT/DnrJ/EryC1/StrS family aminotransferase: MSEKLAIDGGTPVTTEAFPPWPYFTEDMIQAAMGPLRSGKVNYWTGTIGMEFERKFAEWVGCKFGISTSNGTSALHTALAGLGVGPGDEVITPSYTFIASSFCILQAGAVPVFADVDKETHTISPEAIEACISSRTKAIIAVHLYGCMCDMDPIMEIAKKHGLFVVEDCAQAHGGVYKGKKAGSIGHCNAFSFCQSKHFTTGGEGGCTVTDNEDVAWICRSFRDHGYDVSERLRLLELEEKLPYIHNMWGFNYRMTEMQSAIGLECLKIMDNWNLANRRRNAKILDEALKDEPYIWRLPIDTEERQNAYWLYPIILDTDKLSVDGRTFFKAVAAEGVPAGPVLWPQCYKEKAYQQHNGPTHLKYPFRDPNTRPEAVEYRNVHCENAAWVEERTFFTCVHPTYEVEHMELVAEAIKKVGRAYMK, encoded by the coding sequence ATGTCTGAGAAACTCGCCATCGACGGCGGAACCCCCGTAACCACCGAGGCCTTCCCACCGTGGCCCTATTTCACTGAGGACATGATCCAAGCAGCCATGGGCCCACTCCGCAGCGGCAAGGTCAATTACTGGACCGGAACCATCGGCATGGAGTTTGAGCGCAAGTTCGCCGAATGGGTTGGCTGCAAGTTCGGAATCTCCACCAGCAACGGCACCAGCGCGCTGCATACGGCTCTTGCGGGCCTGGGAGTCGGCCCGGGCGATGAGGTCATCACTCCTTCCTACACCTTCATCGCGTCCAGCTTCTGCATCCTGCAGGCCGGCGCCGTGCCGGTCTTCGCGGATGTGGACAAGGAGACCCATACCATCAGCCCCGAAGCCATCGAGGCGTGCATCTCTTCCCGCACGAAGGCCATCATCGCCGTGCACCTGTATGGCTGCATGTGCGATATGGACCCGATCATGGAGATCGCGAAGAAGCACGGATTGTTCGTGGTGGAAGACTGCGCGCAGGCCCATGGAGGCGTGTACAAAGGCAAGAAAGCGGGCTCCATTGGACACTGCAACGCATTCAGCTTCTGCCAGTCCAAGCACTTCACGACTGGCGGCGAAGGCGGCTGCACGGTAACGGACAACGAGGACGTGGCGTGGATCTGCCGCTCCTTCCGCGACCACGGCTACGATGTGTCCGAGCGCCTCCGCCTTCTGGAACTCGAGGAGAAGCTGCCGTACATCCACAACATGTGGGGCTTCAATTACCGCATGACCGAGATGCAGTCGGCAATCGGCCTGGAATGCCTGAAGATCATGGACAACTGGAATCTGGCCAATCGCCGGCGGAACGCAAAGATTCTAGATGAGGCGCTCAAGGACGAGCCGTACATCTGGCGCCTGCCCATCGACACCGAAGAGCGTCAAAACGCATACTGGCTGTACCCGATTATCCTGGACACCGACAAGCTGAGCGTTGACGGACGCACGTTCTTCAAGGCGGTTGCCGCTGAGGGCGTACCGGCGGGTCCAGTGTTGTGGCCCCAGTGCTACAAGGAGAAAGCATACCAGCAGCACAACGGTCCGACCCACCTGAAGTACCCGTTCCGCGACCCGAACACCCGGCCGGAGGCCGTTGAGTACCGAAACGTACACTGTGAAAACGCAGCCTGGGTTGAGGAGCGCACGTTCTTCACCTGCGTACACCCGACGTATGAAGTTGAGCACATGGAGCTGGTGGCGGAGGCAATCAAGAAGGTCGGCCGGGCGTATATGAAGTAG
- a CDS encoding methyltransferase domain-containing protein yields MPQPTYRGIPVKSHLRNHDKVAQILGDLISSGAVLDLPAGPGAMSRRLADAGYTVQAADIAPQDFVPSHIPCVRADLNSTLPFDDAAFDAAVCVEGLEHLENVHHALRELYRVLKPGGWLVISTPNVAGASSRLRFLLTGFFSVAERPVNEVHPSPGEGHITLLTYPLLRFALRQAGFDVVWVTGSVRRSAGAWFYALWPWARMMTAKALFTEEPDPEQREINRGIAREMFSADLLLSRILVVAARKPNG; encoded by the coding sequence ATGCCTCAGCCAACCTACAGGGGCATCCCGGTCAAGAGCCACTTGCGCAATCACGATAAGGTCGCCCAGATCCTGGGCGACCTTATCAGTAGTGGCGCCGTGCTGGATCTTCCCGCCGGGCCCGGAGCAATGAGCCGCCGTCTCGCCGACGCGGGGTATACCGTGCAGGCTGCAGACATCGCCCCCCAGGATTTCGTCCCCTCACACATCCCCTGCGTCCGCGCCGATCTCAACTCCACGCTGCCCTTCGACGATGCGGCCTTTGATGCCGCCGTTTGCGTGGAGGGATTGGAGCATCTCGAGAACGTGCATCACGCTCTGCGAGAGCTGTACCGGGTGCTCAAGCCAGGTGGATGGCTGGTAATCAGCACACCTAATGTTGCCGGCGCCAGTTCGCGGCTGCGTTTTCTGCTCACGGGGTTCTTCAGTGTCGCTGAAAGGCCGGTGAATGAGGTCCATCCGTCTCCCGGTGAAGGCCACATCACGTTGCTCACGTATCCCCTGCTGCGGTTTGCCTTGAGGCAGGCGGGCTTTGATGTGGTGTGGGTCACCGGTTCAGTGCGGAGGAGTGCAGGGGCGTGGTTCTACGCACTCTGGCCGTGGGCGAGGATGATGACCGCCAAAGCTCTGTTCACCGAAGAACCGGACCCGGAACAGCGCGAGATCAACCGGGGGATCGCACGGGAGATGTTCTCCGCGGATCTGCTTCTGTCGCGGATACTCGTGGTTGCGGC